One genomic region from Pseudomonadota bacterium encodes:
- a CDS encoding glycogen/starch/alpha-glucan phosphorylase, which produces MNDTHPKHKELCLLPVMEPLPVDADTIRRDFDFYLTHHRGHFLGCTPVDVYQALAVAIRDRLMADWRNTWRAFTRPGTRRACYLSLEFLMGRALGNHLLNLELRDAAAGAMQQHALALEEIESEEVDAGLGNGGLGRLAACFMDSCASLQLPVIGYGIRYQYGMFHQHIKEGYQVEDPDHWLRDGFPWEIERPEFTRMVRFGGRVEHYRDADNRPRV; this is translated from the coding sequence ATGAATGACACTCATCCCAAGCACAAGGAACTCTGCCTGCTGCCCGTTATGGAGCCGTTGCCGGTCGATGCCGACACCATACGCAGAGACTTCGATTTCTACCTGACCCATCATCGCGGTCACTTCCTCGGCTGTACGCCGGTGGACGTCTACCAGGCGCTGGCCGTGGCGATCCGCGACCGGCTCATGGCCGACTGGCGCAATACCTGGCGCGCCTTCACCCGCCCGGGGACGCGTCGCGCCTGCTACCTGTCGCTGGAATTCCTGATGGGGCGGGCGCTGGGCAACCACCTGCTCAACCTGGAGCTGCGCGACGCGGCCGCCGGCGCGATGCAGCAGCATGCGCTGGCCCTGGAGGAGATCGAGAGCGAGGAGGTCGATGCCGGGCTCGGCAACGGCGGCCTGGGGCGGCTGGCCGCCTGCTTCATGGACAGCTGCGCGAGCCTGCAGCTGCCGGTGATCGGCTACGGCATCCGCTACCAGTACGGCATGTTCCACCAGCACATCAAGGAGGGCTACCAGGTCGAGGACCCCGATCACTGGCTGCGCGACGGTTTCCCGTGGGAGATCGAGCGCCCGGAATTCACCCGCATGGTACGTTTCGGCGGACGCGTGGAGCATTACCGCGACGCGGACAACCGTCCGCGCGTG
- the glgA gene encoding glycogen synthase GlgA — translation MRVLHVISELFPLIKTGGLGDFGYSLPHALADLGADVRLLLPAYGDVLRAVRRPRPLLSIDIPLAGRMHTFHLLEVRPEGFRVPVWLADCPALFDRPGNPYVDAYGADWPDNAERYSAFAQFAARLAGSVAPAGWRPDVVHCHDWQTGLVPAYLRLQPGSPRSVFTIHNLAFGGHFSRAEFQRLQLPESWWHLEGVEFHGGFSMLKAALVYADAITTVSRTYAKEILTPAFGHGMDGVLRHYAWKLRGILNGLDHAIWDPVHDKLLALNYGIGNRAMGRAVNRKALYEALDWRPAAVVRDQPLFGSVGRLTAQKGCDLLAEAAGRLLAQARAAFVIVGDGQQEYIDRLQQLQARFPDRVRLFVGYSERLAHLVEAGADFFVMPSRYEPCGLNQLYSLCYGTPPVVHHTGGLADTVVDASAENLAAGSATGIVFHTPDAGELHAALLRAVALFHHPRYWPQVQQTAMQQDFSWRESARQYLALYSEPGI, via the coding sequence ATGAGAGTACTGCACGTCATCAGCGAGCTGTTTCCGCTCATCAAGACCGGCGGACTCGGCGATTTCGGCTATAGCCTGCCGCATGCGCTCGCGGACCTCGGCGCCGACGTGCGCCTGCTGCTGCCGGCCTACGGCGATGTGCTGCGCGCGGTGCGCCGGCCGCGGCCGCTGCTGAGCATCGACATCCCGCTGGCCGGGCGGATGCACACCTTCCATCTGCTCGAAGTGCGCCCGGAAGGATTCCGGGTGCCGGTCTGGCTGGCGGACTGTCCGGCACTGTTCGACCGCCCGGGCAACCCCTACGTCGATGCCTACGGTGCCGACTGGCCGGACAACGCCGAGCGCTACAGCGCCTTCGCCCAGTTCGCGGCGCGGCTGGCGGGCTCGGTCGCACCGGCCGGCTGGCGCCCCGATGTGGTGCATTGCCACGACTGGCAGACCGGCCTGGTCCCGGCGTACCTGCGGCTGCAGCCCGGGTCGCCGCGCAGCGTGTTCACCATCCACAACCTGGCCTTCGGCGGTCACTTTTCGCGCGCCGAATTCCAGCGCCTGCAACTGCCGGAGTCGTGGTGGCACCTGGAAGGCGTGGAGTTTCACGGCGGTTTTTCCATGCTCAAGGCGGCGCTGGTGTACGCGGATGCGATCACCACGGTCAGCCGCACCTACGCCAAGGAGATCCTGACGCCGGCCTTCGGGCACGGCATGGACGGCGTGCTGCGCCACTACGCCTGGAAGCTGCGCGGCATCCTCAACGGCCTGGATCACGCCATCTGGGACCCGGTCCACGACAAGCTGCTGGCGCTGAACTACGGAATCGGCAACCGCGCGATGGGCCGCGCGGTCAATCGCAAGGCGCTGTACGAGGCGCTGGACTGGCGGCCGGCGGCGGTGGTGCGGGACCAGCCGCTGTTCGGCTCGGTCGGGCGGCTGACGGCCCAGAAGGGCTGCGACCTGCTGGCGGAAGCCGCGGGCCGCCTGCTGGCTCAGGCGCGGGCGGCATTCGTGATCGTCGGCGACGGCCAGCAGGAGTACATCGACCGGTTGCAGCAGCTGCAGGCCAGGTTTCCGGACCGGGTGCGGCTGTTTGTCGGCTATTCGGAGCGGCTCGCCCACCTGGTCGAGGCGGGGGCGGATTTCTTCGTAATGCCATCACGTTACGAACCCTGCGGGCTGAACCAGCTGTACAGCCTGTGCTACGGCACCCCGCCGGTGGTGCACCACACCGGCGGGCTCGCGGACACCGTGGTCGACGCCAGCGCGGAAAACCTGGCTGCCGGCAGCGCCACCGGCATCGTGTTTCACACACCCGATGCGGGGGAGCTGCACGCCGCGCTGTTGCGCGCGGTGGCGCTGTTCCATCACCCGCGCTACTGGCCGCAGGTCCAGCAAACCGCCATGCAGCAGGATTTCAGCTGGCGCGAAAGTGCGCGACAATACCTGGCACTGTACAGCGAACCCGGAATCTGA
- the glgB gene encoding 1,4-alpha-glucan branching protein GlgB, which yields MRSAADTTAADQRLSPARQRVQEGSMHDPFEVLGVHPCADGTREVTVFLPPAESVELDGAGAMQRIPGSDFFVRVLQPADRLPRHYSLTWTEKHSAEVHRQVSPYSFAAQISDFDLHLFQEGRHQHAWQFLGARPATIDAVAGVQFAVWAPGVTRVSVVGDFNGWDGRRHPMRCRGSSGIWELFIPGLQAGDAYKYEVMARNGQAFTKTDPYARRMAMRPDTTSIVPADSAWSWSDDDWLAARARFDWQHRPVSIYEVHAGSWRRGADGGFLNWRELAAQLIPYVLDLGYTHIELMPVSEHPLDESWGYQVTGYFAPTARHGSPDDLRYFIEQCHVHGLGVLLDWVPAHFPRDFYALARFTGEATYEHADPRRGEHQDWGTLVFDYGRREVHNFLLTNAVYWLEEFHIDGLRVDAVASMLYLDYSRREGEWSPNQFGGRENLEAIDFLRELNRVVHGLFPGVLTIAEESTSWPMVSRPVEIGGLGFSLKWNMGWMNDCLSYIEEDPVHRKYHHNKLTFSQLYAWTENFVLPLSHDEVVHGKRSMLSKMPGDHWQKMANLRLFYAWQYAHPGKKLLFMGGEFGQWLEWDARHTIDWPLLDVATHRGLQTLVRDLNRLYREQPALYRYDHDPAGFRWIDCHDSDQSVLSLLRMSDVPEQSIVCVLNFTPVVRRGYRIGVPPAGYYREILNTDSEFYGGSNTGNGAVTVEPLPWMDFAQSIELTLPPLGAIFLQGQR from the coding sequence ATGCGCAGCGCAGCTGATACCACCGCCGCCGACCAACGACTGAGTCCCGCCCGGCAACGCGTCCAGGAGGGCAGTATGCACGACCCATTCGAGGTGCTGGGGGTGCATCCGTGCGCCGACGGTACGCGCGAGGTGACGGTCTTCCTGCCGCCGGCGGAGTCGGTCGAACTCGACGGGGCCGGGGCGATGCAGCGCATTCCGGGCAGTGATTTCTTCGTGCGCGTGCTGCAGCCGGCGGACCGGCTGCCGCGCCATTACAGCCTCACCTGGACCGAAAAACACTCAGCCGAGGTGCACCGCCAGGTTTCGCCGTACAGCTTCGCGGCGCAGATCAGCGATTTCGACCTGCACCTGTTCCAGGAAGGCCGGCATCAGCATGCCTGGCAATTCCTCGGCGCGCGGCCGGCGACTATCGATGCCGTGGCGGGCGTGCAGTTCGCGGTCTGGGCGCCGGGCGTGACGCGCGTCAGCGTGGTCGGCGATTTCAACGGCTGGGACGGGCGCCGTCACCCGATGCGCTGCCGTGGTTCCTCCGGCATCTGGGAGCTGTTCATACCCGGCCTGCAGGCTGGCGACGCCTACAAGTACGAGGTGATGGCCCGCAACGGCCAGGCCTTCACGAAGACCGACCCGTACGCCCGGCGCATGGCTATGCGCCCGGATACCACCTCGATCGTGCCGGCCGACAGCGCCTGGTCCTGGTCGGACGACGACTGGCTCGCCGCGCGTGCGCGCTTTGACTGGCAGCACCGCCCGGTGAGCATCTACGAGGTGCATGCCGGGTCGTGGCGGCGCGGCGCCGACGGCGGTTTTCTCAACTGGCGCGAACTGGCGGCGCAGCTGATACCCTACGTGCTCGACCTCGGCTACACCCACATCGAGCTGATGCCGGTGAGCGAGCACCCGCTGGACGAGTCCTGGGGCTACCAGGTGACCGGTTATTTCGCGCCGACCGCGCGCCACGGCAGTCCGGACGACCTGCGCTACTTCATCGAGCAGTGCCACGTGCACGGACTCGGCGTCCTGCTCGACTGGGTACCGGCGCATTTCCCGCGCGATTTCTACGCGCTGGCGCGCTTCACCGGCGAGGCGACCTACGAGCACGCCGATCCGCGGCGCGGCGAGCACCAGGACTGGGGCACGCTGGTGTTCGACTACGGGCGGCGCGAGGTGCACAACTTCCTGCTCACCAATGCGGTTTACTGGCTGGAGGAATTCCACATCGACGGGCTGCGCGTGGATGCCGTCGCCTCGATGCTCTACCTGGACTATTCGCGCCGCGAGGGCGAATGGTCGCCCAACCAGTTCGGCGGGCGCGAGAATCTGGAGGCCATCGATTTCCTGCGCGAGCTGAACCGTGTCGTGCACGGCCTGTTCCCGGGCGTGCTGACCATCGCCGAGGAATCCACTTCCTGGCCGATGGTGTCGCGGCCGGTGGAGATCGGTGGCCTGGGATTCAGCCTGAAGTGGAACATGGGCTGGATGAACGACTGTCTCTCCTATATCGAGGAGGACCCGGTACACCGCAAGTATCACCACAACAAGCTCACCTTCAGTCAGCTCTATGCCTGGACCGAGAATTTCGTCCTGCCGCTCTCGCACGACGAGGTCGTCCACGGCAAGCGCAGCATGCTCAGCAAGATGCCGGGCGATCACTGGCAGAAGATGGCCAACCTGCGCCTGTTCTATGCCTGGCAGTATGCCCATCCCGGCAAGAAGCTGCTGTTCATGGGCGGCGAGTTCGGGCAATGGCTGGAATGGGACGCGCGCCATACCATCGACTGGCCGCTGCTGGACGTTGCCACGCACCGTGGCCTCCAGACCCTGGTGCGCGATCTCAACCGACTCTACCGCGAACAGCCCGCGTTGTACCGCTACGATCACGACCCCGCCGGTTTCCGCTGGATCGACTGCCATGACAGCGACCAGTCGGTGCTGAGCCTGCTGCGCATGTCCGACGTGCCGGAGCAGAGTATCGTCTGCGTGCTGAACTTCACACCGGTGGTGCGGCGCGGCTACCGCATCGGTGTGCCGCCGGCCGGGTATTACCGGGAAATCCTCAACACCGATTCGGAATTCTACGGCGGCAGCAATACCGGTAACGGTGCCGTGACCGTGGAACCACTGCCATGGATGGATTTCGCACAGTCCATCGAGCTCACCCTGCCACCGCTGGGGGCGATCTTCCTGCAAGGGCAGCGATGA
- the malQ gene encoding 4-alpha-glucanotransferase produces MTSNPLLRRRSGILLHPTSLPSRRLDAAERWLDFMAAAGQGVWQVLPLGMPCRGYSPYQCLSAFAANPALLPLDSDMQPQPDDPDYRVWQSQQAFWLDDFVDFLLLKQLHDNRPWYEWPDAYRQRRPGALAGMRLKHVHRLDLIRWQQYQIYRSWQEIRAAAAARDIVLFGDMPIFVAHDSVDVWAAPQRFLLDADGQLAAVTGVPPDYFSATGQRWGNPHYDWEVHRAEGFEWWLQRLQSHFQWFDLVRIDHFRGLEAVWVIDRDCPTAERGEWVKTPGDELLLKLQQRMGNLPLVAEDLGIITPAVTELRKRFHLPGMAVLQFAFDAFDDNPHKPRNITPDTVVYTGTHDNDTTRGWFDSLQPHEQRFVLENLGIGDPAAVVTAMMIAAMQSRAQLCVLPLQDVLGLDSSARMNIPGNDGEHWRWRFDWSQITPATAARLKEMSNHAQRS; encoded by the coding sequence ATGACAAGCAACCCTCTGTTACGCAGACGCAGCGGCATTCTGTTGCATCCCACCAGCCTGCCGTCGCGGCGGCTCGACGCGGCCGAGCGTTGGCTGGATTTCATGGCGGCGGCAGGGCAGGGCGTGTGGCAGGTGTTACCGCTAGGCATGCCCTGCCGCGGTTACTCCCCGTACCAGTGCCTGTCGGCATTCGCCGCCAATCCGGCACTGCTGCCGCTCGACAGCGACATGCAGCCGCAGCCGGATGATCCGGACTACCGGGTCTGGCAGTCACAGCAGGCGTTCTGGCTGGATGATTTCGTCGACTTCCTGCTGCTCAAGCAACTGCACGACAACCGGCCCTGGTACGAATGGCCGGACGCCTACCGCCAGCGCCGACCCGGCGCGCTCGCCGGCATGCGGCTGAAGCATGTGCACCGACTCGACCTGATTCGCTGGCAGCAGTACCAGATCTACCGCAGCTGGCAGGAGATCCGCGCCGCCGCCGCGGCGCGCGATATCGTGCTGTTCGGCGACATGCCGATCTTCGTGGCGCACGACAGCGTCGACGTCTGGGCCGCGCCGCAGCGCTTTCTGCTCGATGCCGACGGGCAGCTGGCCGCGGTGACCGGGGTGCCACCGGACTATTTCTCGGCCACCGGGCAGCGCTGGGGTAATCCGCACTATGACTGGGAAGTGCACCGGGCGGAGGGGTTCGAGTGGTGGCTGCAGCGCCTGCAGAGCCACTTCCAGTGGTTCGACCTGGTCCGAATCGATCATTTCCGCGGACTGGAGGCCGTGTGGGTGATCGACCGCGACTGTCCGACTGCGGAGCGGGGCGAATGGGTCAAGACCCCGGGCGACGAGCTGTTGTTGAAGCTGCAGCAGCGGATGGGTAATCTTCCGCTGGTGGCGGAGGATCTCGGCATCATCACCCCGGCCGTGACCGAGCTGCGCAAGCGTTTCCACCTGCCCGGCATGGCCGTGCTGCAGTTCGCCTTCGACGCCTTTGATGACAACCCGCACAAGCCCCGCAATATCACCCCCGATACCGTGGTCTATACCGGTACCCATGACAACGACACGACCCGGGGCTGGTTCGACTCGCTGCAGCCGCACGAGCAGCGTTTCGTCCTCGAGAACCTGGGCATCGGCGATCCCGCCGCTGTCGTTACGGCCATGATGATCGCCGCCATGCAGAGCCGGGCGCAGCTGTGCGTGCTGCCGCTGCAGGATGTGCTCGGGCTGGATTCCTCCGCCCGCATGAACATTCCCGGCAACGATGGCGAACACTGGCGCTGGCGCTTCGACTGGTCCCAGATCACACCGGCAACCGCCGCACGCCTGAAGGAGATGAGCAACCATGCGCAGCGCAGCTGA
- a CDS encoding glycoside hydrolase family 57 protein: MKFVLCWHMHQPYYRDELQGVYHLPWVYLHAMKDYSDMAWHLEQHPGMRLVVNFAPVLLEQLLDYSTQLDAFLTSGKPLNDSLLNLLAGVTPIPQDVKARLEIIRHCQRCNGPTMIEPWPAFKALAEYPRRMLEPQQVHGTEPVALGYLNEQYFHDLLTWYHLAWLGYSYKQQTRVRALLDKRGGYTLADRLALLGIIRECISDIIPRYKRLAGRGQIELSMTPWGHPIVPLLNDFSNASCALPEAPRPTASAYPGGRSRSRWHMRQGIELFDRCFGRKPHGVWLSEGSISKDALELLDEFDMQWTASGENVWRNSARLSKLAEQDIASKRGLFQAYHASGGKCRIFFRDDGLSDLIGFEYRNWDAGDAVANFIMHLRNITKFLDAAADDCCISVILDGENAWEYYPDNGVHFIERLYRALIEEPGVETITFSQAATLPAVKLPSICPGSWVFGSFSTWIGDAEKNRAWDLLVEAKRDYDRFMDVTTLDEQQRTRITRQLAICEGSDWFWWFGDYNPSESVQDFDQLYRSQLRMLYQLMGMPAPPSLEIPISMGKAQTRGGSGTMRRN; encoded by the coding sequence ATGAAATTCGTGCTTTGCTGGCACATGCACCAGCCGTATTACCGCGACGAGCTGCAGGGCGTCTATCACCTCCCCTGGGTATACCTCCACGCCATGAAGGACTATTCCGACATGGCCTGGCACCTCGAGCAGCACCCTGGCATGCGCCTGGTGGTGAATTTCGCGCCGGTGCTGCTGGAGCAGCTGCTGGACTACAGTACCCAGCTCGATGCCTTCCTCACCAGCGGCAAGCCGCTCAATGACTCGCTGCTGAACCTGCTGGCGGGGGTGACGCCGATCCCGCAGGACGTCAAGGCACGGCTGGAGATCATCCGGCATTGCCAGCGCTGCAACGGCCCGACCATGATCGAGCCGTGGCCCGCCTTCAAGGCGCTGGCCGAGTACCCGCGGCGCATGCTGGAGCCCCAGCAGGTGCACGGCACCGAGCCCGTGGCGCTGGGCTACCTGAACGAGCAGTACTTCCACGACCTGCTCACCTGGTACCACCTGGCCTGGCTGGGCTATTCCTACAAGCAGCAGACGCGGGTGCGCGCGCTGCTCGACAAGCGCGGCGGCTACACGCTGGCAGACCGGCTCGCGCTGCTCGGCATCATCCGGGAATGCATCAGCGACATCATCCCGCGCTACAAGCGCCTCGCCGGGCGCGGCCAGATCGAGCTCTCGATGACGCCCTGGGGCCACCCGATCGTGCCGCTGCTGAACGATTTCAGCAATGCCAGCTGCGCCCTGCCGGAGGCGCCGCGCCCCACCGCCAGCGCCTACCCGGGCGGCCGCAGCCGCAGCCGCTGGCACATGCGCCAGGGGATCGAGCTGTTCGACCGCTGTTTCGGTCGCAAACCGCACGGGGTATGGCTGTCCGAGGGCAGCATCAGCAAGGATGCCCTGGAACTGCTGGACGAGTTCGACATGCAGTGGACGGCGTCCGGGGAGAACGTGTGGCGCAACAGCGCGCGGCTGTCCAAGCTGGCGGAGCAGGATATCGCCAGCAAGCGCGGCCTGTTCCAGGCCTACCACGCCAGCGGCGGCAAGTGCAGGATCTTCTTCCGCGACGACGGCCTGTCCGACCTGATCGGTTTCGAGTACCGCAACTGGGATGCGGGCGACGCGGTGGCGAATTTCATCATGCACCTGCGCAACATCACCAAGTTCCTCGACGCGGCCGCCGACGACTGCTGCATCAGCGTGATCCTGGATGGCGAGAACGCCTGGGAATACTACCCGGACAACGGCGTGCACTTCATCGAGCGCCTCTACCGCGCCCTGATCGAGGAACCGGGGGTCGAGACGATCACCTTCTCGCAGGCCGCCACGCTGCCGGCTGTCAAGCTGCCGTCCATCTGTCCCGGCAGCTGGGTGTTCGGGTCCTTTTCCACCTGGATCGGCGATGCCGAGAAGAACCGGGCCTGGGACCTGCTCGTCGAAGCCAAGCGCGACTACGACCGTTTCATGGACGTCACCACCCTGGACGAGCAGCAGCGCACCCGGATCACGCGCCAGCTGGCGATCTGCGAGGGTTCGGACTGGTTCTGGTGGTTCGGCGACTATAACCCGAGCGAGTCGGTGCAGGACTTCGACCAGCTCTATCGCAGCCAGTTGCGCATGCTGTACCAGCTGATGGGCATGCCCGCGCCGCCGTCGCTGGAAATCCCCATTTCGATGGGCAAGGCCCAGACCCGCGGCGGTTCCGGGACCATGCGCCGGAACTGA
- the glgC gene encoding glucose-1-phosphate adenylyltransferase — MANVTPEEQAKKYRYYIEPNQVSDLTRTTLVLILAGGEGSRLYDLTRWRAKPAVPFGGKFRIIDFALSNCINSGLRRIGVLTQYRAHSLIRHLQRAWSFLRNEIGEFVEILPAQQRTSEKQWYKGTADALYQNIDIIRRHSPDYVMVLGGDHIYTMDYSKMLIHHVENNADFTVGCIEAPLDQATAFGVMSVDEKLRITRFTEKPERPEPMPGKPDVALVSMGIYIFSTRVLYDILRNDAADLSSSHDFGRDIIPARINDLNVVAYPFRDEDGEPAYWRDVGTVDSYWSANIELCDVEPELNLYDRYWPIWTYQTQHPPAKFVFDEEDRRGIAIDSLISAGCIISGAQIRRSVIFFATTVGSYSKVTNSVVLPKVTIGDNCRITNTIIDKGCVIPDGTVIGENLEEDARQFHITPTGIRLVTPAMLGQNLYGIVDPRAD, encoded by the coding sequence ATGGCAAACGTTACACCGGAAGAACAGGCCAAAAAATACAGGTACTACATCGAACCCAATCAGGTCAGCGACCTGACCCGCACCACGCTGGTACTCATCCTTGCCGGCGGCGAGGGCTCACGCCTGTACGACCTGACCCGCTGGCGCGCCAAGCCGGCGGTGCCGTTCGGCGGCAAGTTCCGCATCATCGATTTCGCGCTGTCCAACTGCATCAATTCCGGCCTGCGCCGCATCGGCGTGCTCACCCAGTACCGTGCGCATTCCCTGATCCGCCACCTGCAGCGTGCCTGGAGCTTCCTGCGCAACGAGATCGGCGAGTTCGTGGAAATCCTGCCGGCCCAGCAGCGCACCTCGGAGAAGCAGTGGTACAAGGGCACCGCGGATGCGCTCTACCAGAACATCGACATCATCCGCCGCCACTCGCCGGATTACGTCATGGTGCTGGGCGGGGATCACATCTACACCATGGACTATTCCAAGATGCTGATCCACCACGTCGAGAACAACGCCGACTTCACCGTCGGCTGCATCGAGGCGCCGCTGGACCAGGCCACGGCCTTCGGCGTGATGAGCGTCGACGAGAAACTGCGCATCACGCGCTTCACGGAAAAGCCGGAGCGTCCCGAACCCATGCCGGGCAAACCGGACGTGGCGCTGGTGTCGATGGGCATCTACATCTTCTCCACCCGTGTGCTCTACGACATCCTGCGCAACGATGCCGCCGACCTGAGTTCGTCGCACGATTTCGGCCGCGACATCATACCGGCCCGCATCAACGACCTGAACGTCGTGGCGTATCCGTTCCGGGACGAGGACGGCGAGCCGGCCTACTGGCGCGATGTCGGTACCGTGGATTCCTACTGGTCGGCCAACATCGAGCTGTGCGACGTGGAGCCGGAGCTGAACCTGTACGACCGCTACTGGCCGATCTGGACCTACCAGACCCAGCACCCGCCGGCCAAGTTCGTGTTCGACGAGGAAGACCGGCGCGGCATCGCAATCGACTCGCTGATCTCGGCGGGCTGCATCATCTCGGGCGCGCAGATCCGGCGCTCGGTGATCTTCTTCGCCACCACTGTCGGCAGCTACAGCAAGGTGACCAATTCCGTGGTGTTGCCGAAGGTCACCATCGGTGACAACTGCAGGATCACCAACACCATCATCGACAAGGGCTGCGTCATCCCGGACGGCACGGTCATCGGCGAGAACCTGGAGGAGGACGCCCGCCAGTTCCACATCACCCCCACGGGTATACGCCTGGTTACCCCGGCCATGCTGGGCCAGAATCTTTATGGTATCGTCGACCCGCGCGCCGACTGA
- the pgi gene encoding glucose-6-phosphate isomerase: MNASSPSTSLNRLPVIAQLWQHHAEIEGQHLRALFAADPGRARRYALEFDGLLLDYSKNRVNDETLSLLCTLAEDAGLARMREQLFSGARINLTEGRAVLHTALRNRSDRPVYVDGDDVMPAVRAELEHMAAFSRGVRSGEWLGYTGKPVTDVVNIGIGGSDLGPRMVCTALRPLWHERLRMHFVSNVDGMQIEQLLDGLDPATTLFIVASKTFTTQETLTNAGAARAWFLQAAGATAHIARHFVAVSTNREAVEAFGIDAANMFVFWNWVGGRYSLWSAIGLSIMLAIGPEAYEELLAGAHAMDEHFRTAPYAHNMPVLLALLGFWYRHYFGAATQVVLPYDHLLRLLPLYLQQADMESNGKSVDRNGNSVDYPTAPVLWGESGINGQHSFYQLLHQGTQLIPADFIASMRTQARSRDQHDIMISNVIAQGEALMIGRDRDQTARALAGAGTDPATAALRLPHMVFPGNRPSNTIFIDCITPHRLGALIALYEHKIFVQGVLWNINSYDQWGVELGKQLAKQVLGQLQAETDATDHDSSTNRLINHYRAHSRHPQEG, from the coding sequence ATGAATGCATCATCACCCAGCACGTCACTGAATCGCCTGCCGGTGATCGCGCAGCTGTGGCAGCATCACGCCGAGATCGAGGGCCAGCACCTGCGCGCCCTGTTCGCGGCCGATCCGGGCCGGGCGCGGCGTTACGCGCTGGAATTCGACGGCCTGCTGCTCGACTATTCCAAAAACCGCGTCAACGACGAGACCCTGAGTTTGCTCTGCACCCTGGCGGAGGATGCCGGACTCGCGCGCATGCGCGAGCAGCTGTTCTCCGGCGCCCGCATCAACCTCACCGAGGGGCGGGCGGTGCTGCACACGGCCCTGCGCAACCGTAGCGACCGTCCCGTGTACGTGGACGGCGACGACGTCATGCCGGCGGTGCGGGCGGAACTCGAACACATGGCGGCGTTCAGCCGCGGGGTGCGCAGCGGCGAGTGGCTGGGCTACACCGGCAAGCCGGTCACCGACGTGGTGAACATCGGCATCGGCGGGTCCGATCTCGGCCCGCGCATGGTGTGCACCGCGCTGCGCCCGCTGTGGCACGAGCGCCTGCGCATGCACTTCGTGTCCAACGTCGACGGCATGCAGATCGAGCAACTGCTCGACGGCCTGGATCCCGCGACCACGCTGTTCATCGTCGCCTCCAAGACCTTCACCACCCAGGAAACGCTGACCAATGCCGGCGCGGCGCGGGCGTGGTTCCTGCAGGCGGCCGGCGCGACGGCACATATCGCGCGGCATTTCGTCGCGGTGTCCACCAACCGCGAGGCCGTCGAGGCCTTCGGCATCGATGCCGCCAACATGTTCGTGTTCTGGAACTGGGTTGGCGGCAGGTACTCGCTGTGGTCGGCCATCGGCCTGTCCATCATGCTGGCCATCGGCCCGGAGGCATACGAGGAACTGCTGGCCGGCGCCCACGCCATGGACGAGCATTTCCGCACGGCGCCGTACGCGCATAACATGCCGGTGCTGCTGGCCCTGCTCGGGTTCTGGTACCGGCACTACTTCGGCGCCGCCACCCAGGTGGTGCTGCCCTACGATCACCTGCTGCGGCTGCTGCCGCTGTACCTGCAGCAGGCCGACATGGAAAGCAACGGCAAGTCGGTCGACCGCAACGGCAACAGCGTCGACTATCCCACCGCGCCGGTGCTGTGGGGCGAGAGCGGCATCAACGGCCAGCACTCCTTCTACCAGCTGCTGCATCAGGGCACGCAGCTGATCCCGGCGGATTTCATCGCCAGCATGCGGACGCAGGCACGCAGCCGGGACCAGCACGACATCATGATCTCCAACGTCATCGCCCAGGGCGAGGCGCTCATGATCGGCCGCGACCGGGACCAGACGGCGCGCGCTCTGGCCGGCGCCGGCACCGACCCGGCCACCGCCGCCCTGCGGCTGCCGCACATGGTGTTTCCGGGCAACCGGCCGAGCAACACGATCTTCATCGATTGCATCACGCCGCACCGCCTGGGCGCCCTGATTGCGCTCTACGAGCACAAGATCTTCGTGCAGGGCGTGCTGTGGAATATCAATTCGTACGATCAGTGGGGCGTGGAGCTGGGCAAACAGCTGGCCAAGCAGGTGCTCGGGCAGCTGCAGGCCGAGACCGACGCCACCGATCACGATTCGTCGACCAACCGGCTGATCAACCACTACCGCGCGCACAGCCGGCATCCGCAAGAGGGCTAA